The Juglans microcarpa x Juglans regia isolate MS1-56 chromosome 2S, Jm3101_v1.0, whole genome shotgun sequence genome has a window encoding:
- the LOC121252258 gene encoding glutamine synthetase cytosolic isozyme 1, which produces MSLLSDLINLNLSDTTEKVIAEYIWIGGSGMDLRSKARTLPGPVSDPSKLPKWNYDGSSTGQAPGEDSEVILYPQAVFRDPFRRGNNILVICDAYTPAGEPIPTNKRHNAAKIFSHPDVAAEETWYGIEQEYTLLQKDVKWPLGWPVGGYPGPQGPYYCGIGADKAWGRDIVDSHYKACLYAGINISGINGEVMPGQWEFQVGPSVGISAGDELWAARYILERITEIAGVVLSFDPKPIQGDWNGAGAHTNYSTKSMRNDGGFEVIKKAIEKLGLRHKEHIAAYGEGNERRLTGRHETADINTFLWGVANRGASIRVGRDTEKAGKGYFEDRRPASNMDPYVVTSMIAETTLLWKP; this is translated from the exons GATTGGTGGATCTGGTATGGACCTCAGAAGCAAAGCTAGG ACCCTTCCAGGACCTGTTAGTGATCCTTCAAAGCTTCCCAAGTGGAACTATGATGGTTCCAGTACAGGTCAAGCTCCTGGTGAAGATAGTGAAGTGATCTTATA TCCTCAGGCAGTTTTCAGGGATCCATTCAGGAGAGGCAACAATATTCTA GTCATCTGTGATGCTTACACTCCAGCGGGAGAACCAATTCCAACAAACAAGAGACATAATGCTGCTAAGATTTTTAGCCATCCTGATGTTGCTGCTGAAGAAACCTG GTATGGTATTGAGCAGGAGTACACGCTGTTGCAGAAAGATGTCAAATGGCCTCTTGGTTGGCCTGTTGGTGGTTATCCTGGCCCTCAG GGACCATACTACTGTGGTATTGGTGCTGACAAAGCCTGGGGCCGTGATATAGTCGATTCTCATTACAAGGCTTGTCTATATGCAGGCATCAACATCAGTGGCATCAATGGAGAAGTGATGCCAGGCCAG tggGAATTCCAAGTTGGTCCTTCTGTTGGAATCTCTGCTGGCGATGAGTTGTGGGCTGCTCGTTACATTTTGGAG AGGATTACTGAGATTGCTGGGGTGGTGCTCTCCTTTGATCCCAAGCCAATTCAG GGTGATTGGAATGGAGCTGGGGCTCATACAAACTACAG TACCAAGTCGATGAGAAATGATGGAGGCTTTGAGGTCATAAAGAAAGCAATTGAAAAGCTTGGGCTGAGGCACAAAGAGCACATTGCTGCATACGGGGAAGGCAATGAGCGTCGTCTCACTGGTCGACATGAAACAGCTGACATCAACACTTTCTTATGG GGCGTTGCCAACCGTGGGGCTTCCATCCGAGTTGGCAGGGACACAGAAAAGGCAGGCAAAGGCTATTTTGAGGACAGGAGGCCTGCGTCTAACATGGATCCATATGTGGTCACTTCGATGATAGCAGAGACCACCCTCCTGTGGAAGCCTTGA